The following are encoded in a window of Amycolatopsis lexingtonensis genomic DNA:
- a CDS encoding GspE/PulE family protein: protein MRLRTQPRTVDLRTVTPDRAAADLLGEAQARELCAIPLAVREDAVLVAVADPATAPALQEALGRPVTIAIAARADILATVERTYRALTGVDQQVKAFEARDAVRRDASRAEPAATANDDAPVVHVVALMIKQALRDRASDIHVEPQAERVRVRYRIDGVLHDVLDLPGSMGPAVTSRIKILGGMNIVERRRPQDGQISMAVEDRPVDIRVATTPVVGGEKVVLRLLDKSRPLFRLPQLGMPAEMAARYGAVLQSPYGMVICAGPTGSGKTTTLYGSLGELDSTERNIMTIEDPVEYTMSSINQIQINEQAGVTFADGLKSILRQDPDVILVGEVRDVDTARIAVQSALTGHFVLSSLHATDAASALHRLLDMGIENFLVASSVTAVVAQRLVRRICLRCREYYQPSAEELSFLDSMNADGPAGGFVRGTGCNFCAQTGFLDRTGVYELMPVSDGIRSLVLDSAPHREVHELARKEGMRTLQDEALRLIAEGVTTPAEVLRSIYLTGGAR from the coding sequence ATGAGACTCCGCACCCAGCCCCGCACCGTCGACCTGCGCACGGTGACCCCGGACCGCGCCGCCGCCGACTTGCTCGGCGAGGCGCAAGCGCGCGAGCTCTGCGCGATCCCCCTCGCCGTCCGCGAAGACGCCGTGCTGGTCGCGGTCGCCGACCCGGCCACCGCGCCCGCGCTGCAGGAAGCCCTCGGCCGCCCGGTGACCATCGCGATCGCCGCCCGCGCCGACATCCTCGCCACCGTCGAGCGGACCTACCGCGCGCTCACCGGCGTCGACCAGCAGGTCAAGGCGTTCGAAGCGCGGGACGCCGTCCGCCGCGACGCCTCCCGCGCCGAACCGGCGGCCACCGCGAACGACGACGCACCGGTGGTCCACGTCGTCGCGCTGATGATCAAGCAGGCGCTGCGCGACCGGGCCTCCGACATCCACGTCGAGCCGCAGGCCGAGCGGGTCCGCGTCCGCTACCGCATCGACGGCGTGCTGCACGACGTGCTGGACCTGCCCGGCTCGATGGGGCCCGCGGTGACCAGCCGGATCAAGATCCTCGGCGGGATGAACATCGTGGAGCGCCGCCGTCCGCAGGACGGCCAGATCAGCATGGCCGTCGAGGACCGGCCGGTGGACATCCGGGTGGCGACCACGCCGGTCGTCGGCGGCGAGAAGGTCGTGCTGCGGCTGCTGGACAAGAGCCGCCCGCTGTTCCGGCTGCCGCAGCTGGGCATGCCCGCGGAGATGGCGGCGCGCTACGGCGCGGTGCTGCAGTCGCCGTACGGCATGGTGATCTGCGCCGGGCCGACCGGCAGCGGCAAGACCACGACGCTCTACGGCTCGCTGGGCGAACTCGACAGCACCGAGCGCAACATCATGACCATCGAGGACCCGGTCGAGTACACCATGTCCTCGATCAACCAGATCCAGATCAACGAGCAGGCCGGCGTCACCTTCGCCGACGGCCTGAAGTCGATCCTGCGGCAGGACCCGGACGTCATCCTCGTCGGCGAGGTCCGCGACGTCGACACCGCCCGCATCGCGGTGCAGTCCGCGCTCACCGGGCACTTCGTGCTTTCCTCGCTGCACGCCACCGACGCCGCGTCGGCGCTGCACCGGCTGCTGGACATGGGCATCGAGAACTTCCTGGTGGCGTCCTCGGTCACCGCCGTGGTCGCCCAGCGGCTCGTCCGGCGGATCTGCCTGCGCTGCCGCGAGTACTACCAGCCCTCTGCCGAGGAGCTGTCCTTTTTGGACTCGATGAACGCGGACGGCCCGGCGGGCGGGTTCGTCCGGGGTACCGGCTGCAACTTCTGCGCCCAGACCGGGTTCCTGGACCGCACCGGCGTCTACGAGCTGATGCCGGTCAGCGACGGGATCCGCTCGCTGGTGCTGGACAGCGCGCCGCACCGCGAGGTCCACGAGCTGGCCCGCAAGGAAGGCATGCGGACGCTGCAGGACGAAGCGCTCCGGCTGATCGCCGAGGGCGTCACCACCCCGGCCGAGGTGCTGCGGTCGATCTACCTCACCGGAGGCGCGCGATGA
- a CDS encoding competence type IV pilus major pilin ComGC, translated as MLERLRAARANEDGFTLIELLIVVVILGVLAGVVVFAVQAFNGEGQAAACETDWKSVQTADEAFYAKTGSYALVMKDLTDNGYLKNAPAAKSYTIGLAAGGVVTASGACTH; from the coding sequence ATGCTGGAAAGACTGCGTGCCGCCCGCGCCAACGAGGACGGCTTCACCCTGATCGAACTGCTCATCGTCGTCGTGATCCTCGGCGTCCTCGCCGGCGTCGTCGTGTTCGCCGTGCAGGCGTTCAACGGCGAAGGTCAGGCCGCCGCCTGCGAGACCGACTGGAAGAGCGTCCAGACCGCCGACGAGGCCTTCTACGCCAAGACCGGCAGCTACGCCCTCGTCATGAAGGACCTCACGGACAACGGCTACCTGAAGAACGCTCCCGCTGCCAAGAGCTACACCATCGGCCTCGCGGCCGGCGGCGTGGTCACCGCCAGCGGCGCCTGCACCCACTGA
- a CDS encoding type IV pilus twitching motility protein PilT, which translates to MPTLTGSRADGLLEALWHARGTDLLLTAGLPPQLRVHGDLAAVAGHPVLTGEDTDALLGELLTDDQARSWRAAHEFDFSFSWRDHARVRGNAFTQRGATVVALRMIPRRIPAMADLGLPPILGDFARRHQGLVLVTGPTGSGKSTTLAAVIDRINHERACHILTVEDPIEYVHEHRRSAVNQREVGTDTESFPAALRSALREDPDVLMVGEMRDLESIRFALTIAETGHLVFATLHTNDTAQSLARMIDVFPAGQQEQVRVQLAAALTGIVYQRLLPRVGGGLVAAFEVLVANTAVRNLIKEGKPHQLRNALVTGHREGMVTLEQSLSALVAAGLVSPADAAARSLHPQDIDPRPRPRSVPA; encoded by the coding sequence ATGCCCACCCTGACCGGCAGCCGCGCCGACGGCCTGCTCGAAGCGCTCTGGCACGCCCGCGGCACCGACCTGCTGCTCACCGCCGGCCTGCCGCCCCAGCTGCGCGTGCACGGCGACCTCGCCGCGGTCGCCGGTCATCCCGTGCTCACCGGCGAGGACACCGACGCCCTGCTCGGCGAGCTGCTCACCGACGACCAGGCCCGCTCCTGGCGCGCCGCCCACGAATTCGACTTCTCCTTCAGCTGGCGCGACCACGCCCGCGTCCGCGGCAACGCCTTCACCCAGCGCGGCGCCACCGTCGTCGCGCTGCGGATGATCCCGCGCCGGATCCCCGCCATGGCCGACCTCGGCCTGCCGCCGATCCTCGGCGACTTCGCCCGCCGGCACCAGGGTCTGGTGCTCGTCACCGGGCCGACCGGCTCCGGCAAGTCGACGACGCTCGCCGCCGTCATCGACCGGATCAACCACGAGCGCGCCTGCCACATCCTCACCGTCGAAGACCCGATCGAGTACGTCCACGAACACCGGCGGTCCGCGGTGAACCAGCGCGAAGTCGGCACCGACACCGAATCCTTCCCAGCCGCCCTGCGCAGCGCACTGCGCGAGGACCCGGACGTGCTGATGGTGGGCGAGATGCGCGACCTCGAGTCGATCCGCTTCGCCCTCACCATCGCCGAAACCGGGCACCTGGTCTTCGCCACGCTGCACACCAACGACACCGCGCAGTCACTGGCCCGGATGATCGACGTCTTCCCGGCCGGGCAGCAGGAACAGGTGCGGGTGCAGCTCGCCGCGGCGCTCACCGGGATCGTCTACCAGCGGCTGCTGCCGCGCGTCGGCGGCGGGCTCGTCGCGGCGTTCGAGGTCCTCGTCGCGAACACCGCCGTGCGCAACCTGATCAAGGAGGGCAAGCCGCACCAGCTGCGCAACGCGCTGGTGACCGGGCATCGCGAAGGCATGGTGACGCTGGAGCAGTCGCTGTCCGCGCTCGTCGCGGCCGGCCTGGTCTCCCCCGCCGACGCGGCCGCCCGCAGCCTCCACCCGCAGGACATCGACCCGCGCCCGCGGCCCCGGAGCGTGCCGGCATGA